The Poriferisphaera corsica DNA segment TGGCCGTGTCCTCAAATCTTCTCCCAACCCCGACACATCCACGTTCGCATTAATCCCGACCCCCAATATCATGCTCCCTCCAATCCCCTCCTCAACACCCTGCCCTGCAACCAACACCTGCTCACACAGTATCCCGACCAATTTTCGCTCACCCACCAATACATCGTTCGGCCACTTAATCCGCAATCGATCCCTCAACCCTGCTTCCCCCATCCCCGCAATCACTTCACGCACCGCCATCCCCACAGCTAACGGTGCCGCCCCCATCTCTTCCGGCCCTCGATTGCTCGGCCACACCACACTAAACCAAGCACCACCCGCAGGCGATTCCCACTTTCTCCCCATTCTCCCCCGCCCCATCGTTTGCTTCCCCGCACTCACCACGATCACTTCACCAACATGCTCACGCGCCAATTCCGCAGCACGCGTATTTGTCGAATCAGTCTCGTCGTAATGATAGACAAGCATCAACGCTTCCCTTTACCCATTCGTTTCAATACGTTCACACCCATCCCGTTATGCATTTCGTGCGTTACTGCTACAGACATAAATCAAATCCATGAGCAGTAAACCAACTTGATTCACTTCGCATTCACGCAACGACCATTGGAGCAACGCATACAAATTGTCACAGAACGCATTAAAACACCTCTTCACTTTTCAGCAAAGAGGTGCAATTTTTATTATCCGAGACTGCTAAGCAGCACACCCGCCGCAACAGCCGATCCAATCACCCCCGCAACATTCGGCCCCATCGCGTGCATCAAAAGGAAGTTTTGCGGATCCTCATCCGTACCAACCTTGTGCACAACACGAGCAGCCATTGGAACAGCCGAAACACCAGCCGCACCAATCAGCGGATTGATCTTTTCTTTCAGGAAAAGATTCATCACCTTAGCAAAAAGTAGACCCGACATCGTAGCCACAGCAAAAGCTGTAATACCAAGCACGAAGATGTAAATCGTCTGCATTGTCAGGAAGTTTGCAGCAGAAGTTTTTGCACCAACAGTGACACCAAGAAGAATGGTGACGATATCGATGAAGGTTGTCTGTGCAGTCTTAGCTAAACGGTCTGTAACCAAAGACTCACGAAGAAGGTTACCGAAGAAAAGCATGCCGAGCAGTGCAAGACCGCCAGGAGCAATCATGGCTGTCATCAAGAAGCCAACGATTGGGAACATGACTTTCGCTGTGCGTGAGACTTCCGTCTTAGGCATCGGCATCCGACGCAAGCGTTCTTCCCTCGTCGTGAGCAACTTCATAATCGGTGGCTGAATGATCGGAACCATCGCCATGTAGGAATAAGCCGCCAATGCAATCGCACCTAATAGTGGTGGAGCAAGCTGCGAAGCTGTAAAGATCGCCGTTGGGCCATCCGCACCACCAATGATGCCAATCGCACCCGCTTGAGCATCTGTGAAACCCAAGAAGATCGCACCAAGAAATGCGCCAAAGATGCCGAACTGTGCAGCAGCACCAAGCAACAATGTCTTTGGGTTGCTCAGCATCGGGCCAAAGTCCGTCAAAGCACCAATACCAAGGAAGATCAATGGTGGATAGAAGCCAGCCAAACCAACACCCGCAAACAGCCACCAGAACACAGATGCGTTATGGATATTCTGTTTGTCGACTGACCAAACCTGTGGGTATTGTGGGAACTGACCTTCACGGTCAATCTGCTTCGCAAAAACATATCGGCCTTGACCAAGATTAATGAAGCCTGGCTTTGTAATCTCTTTCTCGCCAGCGACTTCTTCAACACCAAAATCTTTTGAAAGCTTACTTGTGCTCCAAGGATAAAGGTTGTGACCATTAACCATCACAGCCTTGCCTTCAAACGCAAGGTTTTTGCCTTCTTGTGGATTTTCGATAGCTTTAATATCTGACACCGACTCGAAATTCGCGACATCAGAAGCATACAACGCCGTCAGGAATTTCTCCCCGCCAGACATCGTCTCAAGCTCTGATTCAAAGCCCGCCTTCTGCGTCTCAGACTTCAACTCTTTAATGCGATCCAAAGCCGCAGCAACGCCAACGACGTCCTTGCCTTCAATCTCAAAAGTCAGCTTGTCTGTTTCAATCTCGTAGTAATGAAGATCGTGCGGATTCACCGGCCCGTCATACACCCCAAGCGCGACCTCGTTTGAATTGTATGGAATATTACCGATCAAAACACCGAAACCAATCGGTACCAGAAGCAGTGGCTCGAAACCCTTCTTAATCGCAAGGTATATGAAGAGTAGACCAATACCGATCATCACCACATTGGGCCACATATACTCCCACTGCCCGAATCCCGAGCCAGCGAGGTACTGTGAAATTGTATCTATTAATTGTTGCATTATGCCAAACACTCTATTCGGTAGTTAGGCTTTCTCATAACGCCTCTCGCAGCTCTCGCCGCATCAGCGCCTACGGGCAAATGACTTCTCAGCCAGTCCGCCCAACAATGAGTCCGCTCTAATTCAAAGATCCACGATCCTCAAACAGCAAACCCAATACGACTGAGATTAGAACTTAACCAGCACCTGGCCAGCCTGAACCGCATCACCTGCTCCACAAGTGATCGCTGAAACCGTACCCGCAACCGGAGATGCGACCACTGATTCCATCTTCATCGCTTCGAGCGTCAGCAGTGGATCATTTACAGCAACCGTGTCGCCGACTTTGACCTTAATTTCAAGAATGCTGCCAGCAATCGGGGCCGTTGCGTCACCACCTGCGCCGCCTGCCGCTGGGGCCGGAGCTGCCGCTGGTGCGGGTGCTGGAGCCGGAGCCGCTGCTGGTGCGGGCGCTGCGACTGGAGCCGGAGCTGCCGCCGCGACCGGTGCCGCGCCGCCATTTTCATCTAAAACGTCTACATCAACGTCGTACTGTTTACCTTGAACCGTAATGCGTAATTTCATGGGAATCGTACCTTGCGTTTTTGGTTTTGATTGACCAATTATTTGTTATCTCAGGCTCAGCATCGCTGGCCGTAATTTTTCACGAATTAACCAACACACCTTCACACCCATCAGCCTACCGGCGTGTCGGACGGTGACTCGTCATGATCGCACGACGACCGTGTCTCGCCCAATTGCTACCTGCCTGCTGTGCCGTCAGTGAATCCACACGACGAATCCGATGAGGCTTACGAACAATCGCAGCAACCGCAGCAGCAATCACAACTAATGTTTCAGGCTCAATCTCATCACTCGCAGCCTTCGCTGACGCCACTGGAACGCTCGCAGCCGCTACCGCAGGTGCTGGTGCAGGCTTATTCAGCATCGCATGCATCAACTTGATCGCCCATAAGAGCAAAATCAAAGCCGAAAACACAACGCCCATACCCACGATCATCAGCACAATACCACCCGTAAGCTGCTCCGACGTCAGTGCAAGTGTGGTCAGGTTAGTGAGCATATATATCTCTTCCTGTTAGAAATCTATCTTCAAAAGCACCATCCTACAGACAATGCCCGCTTTCGTCTTCACAGACCCACTCAGACCCTCCGTCTGAGCATGCCCATTTCAACAAAACAATGATTTTAACTCAAACCGCCCGCTTTACAGAGGGATCAAGCCATGCTTCTTCTCAGGACGCACATCACGCTTCGATGACAACGCATCCAACGCCATCGCCACATAGCGACGTGTCTCAGATGGCTCAATGATATCGTCTACCAACTGACGTTGCCCAGCAATGTAAGGCGTCGAGAATTTCTCACGATACGCTTCGATCAATTCTTCACGTTTCGCAGCTTGATCGTCCGCCGCAGCAATTTCTTTACGGAACACGATACCCGCGGCGCCTTCAGCACCCATCACTGCAATCTCAGCACTTGGCCAAGCTGCAACACGGTCAGCACCCAACTGCTTGGATGACATCGCAAGGTATGCACCGCCATATGCCTTACGCAGCATGATCGAGATCTTCGGAACCGTTGCCGCTGAATAAGCAAACAACATCTTCGCTCCGTGACGGATAATCCCACCATATTCCTGCTGAACGCCCGGCATGAAACCCGGAACGTCAACCAATGTCACCAGTGGAATATTAAACGCGTTACAGAAACGGATAAACCGTGATGACTTGTCAGAAGCATCGATATCAAGGCAACCCGCCTTGACCATCGGCTGGTTCGCAATGATACCAACCGAACGACCATTGATACGAGCAAAGCAAGTAATCATGTTCTGAGCGAATGTCTGCTGTGATTCAAGGAAATCGCCATCATCAACGATCTTCGAAATCACATCACGCATATCGTAACCCTGACGTGGATTGTCCGGGATAATGCTATTCAATGATTCTTCGACTTCCATCGTTTCAACACGTGGACCCATTGGCGGATCTTCCATGTTGTTCGCAGGAAGGAAGGAGAGAAGCTTCTTACAGATTTCCATCGCGTGTTTATCATCGTCAGCAACGAAGTGAACAACACCCGAATAAGTCATCTGAGCTTCAGGGCCACCAAGCTGTTCAGCAGTGACCTCTTCACCAGTCACCTGCTTGATAACAGCAGGACCCGTGATAAACATCTGTGCCTGGCGCGTCTGAATGATGAAGTCCGTCAGAGCCGGTGCGTAAGCAGCACCACCCGCACAAGGACCACAAATCAGTGAGATCTGAGGAACAACACCTGAAAGCAGCGTGTTATGGTAGAACGTGCGGCCATAACCCGACAACGCGTCAATACCTTCCTGAATACGAGCACCACCTGAGTCATTAATAAACACAAACGGGCTACCTGTCTTCAAGGAAGCCTTCATCATGTTCACCACTTTTTCCGAGTGAATCTCACCCGCAGCACCACCAACAGACGTAAAGTCCTGTGACGCAAAGTGAACCAGTCGGCCATCTACAGCACCACAACCCGTGATGACACCGTCAGCAGGAACAAACTTGCCTTCCATGCCAAAGTTCACACAGCGGTGTGCCGCAAAAGCATTCTGCTCTTGCATGGAATCCGGATCCAAAAGCACATCAACACGCTCACGAGCGGTCAGCTTGCCTTGAGAATGCTGCTTATCAATGCGCTTCTCACCGCCCATTCCGCGGATCGTCTTCTTCTTCTCGCGCAATTCGGCGATACGATCAGCCATCGTCATCTGACTGCGAGTCTTGCTCTCTGGCATGGCTTACATTCCTCACTGATAAAAGTGGGTTGACTAATAATTCTTTCCTGGATCCCACCCCAAAAACTCATCCGCCGCCTTTCAGCGACAAACGAGTCTATTCAATCACTGCATCAAACTGACTACAGCATTTCAATAACTATTTAGTGGCCTGGCTCACAGAGTTCCGTGAGAATGCCGCGTGAAGATTTTGGATGCATGAATGCAATCTTCGTACCGTGAGCACCATTACGTGGCTTCTCATCGATCATACGAAGGCCGCCTTCTTTGATCTCATCAATACGATCCTGAATGTTCTCAACAGTGTAAGCAACATGATGGATGCCTTCGCCGCGCTTTTCCAAGAACTTACTGATCGGTGAATCTTCGCTGGTTGGCTCAAGCAACTCGATACGAACATCACCAACAAGGTAGAACGCAACCTTAACCTTCTGCTCTACAACTTCTTCGACACCTTCAAATTTGCCGCCGAGAACGTTTTCGTAGTATTCGCGTGCTTCGTCCAGTGACTTAACCGCAACACCGAGGTGATTGATTGCTTTAGCCTTAATCATTGCTCCAGCCTTTCTGTTCTTTAAACAGTCTGCATCTTAACGATGCAAAATTATCTTTGCGTTAAATAAAGCTCACCGGATTCCTCCGATGAGCTTCTAATTTTCGATTAGTTAAAGGTCTCAGTGTATTGTCCAAAGACACCTTCCATAGCGTTACAAATTTCGCCAATCGTCGCGTACTCGCGAACCGCATCCAGAATGAACGGCATCAGGTTCTCATCACCCTTTGATGCCTCAGTCAACGCAGCAAGCTTCGTCTTAACAACTTCCTCGTTACGATCCGCCTTGACCTTCGCAATCTTATCAGATTGCAATTTGCCGACAGACTCGTCAACTTTGAACAGTGGAATCGTATTCTCTTCTTCCACCTGGAACTTGTTCACACCGACGACAATACGGTCGTTGCTTTCGATGGACTGACCGTAATTGTAAGCCGATTGCTCGATCTCTTTTTGCACGTAACCCTGCTCGATGGCGGGCACCATGCCACCCAGCTCATCGATTTTCTCGATATAGGCAAGGGCTTCGGCTTCGATCTTATCTGTGAGCTGTTCAACATAGAAGCTGCCTCCTAATGGGTCAATCGTGCTAGTTACACCTGACTCCTCAGCCACAATCTGCTGCGTACGAAGCGCAACTCGCACACTGTCTTCCGTCGGAAGCGCCAGCGCCTCGTCCTTCGAGTTCGTGTGCAATGACTGAGTCCCACCCAATACCGCTGCCAGCGTCTGAATCGCAACACGTACGATGTTGTTGTCAGGTTGCTGAGCAGTCAACGTCACGCCACCAGTCTGCGTATGGAAACGAAGCATCCATGATTTAGGATTTTCAGCTTTGAAGCGATCCTTCATGATCTTCGCATAGAGACGACGTGCTGCACGGAACTTCGCAACTTCTTCAAGAAGGTCCGTATGAGCCGCAAAGAAGAACGCCAAACGTGGTGCAAAATCGTCAACCTTCAGGCCAGCCTTCATCGCTGTTTCAACATAGCAGATTGCGTCTGCAATCGTGAAACCAACTTCCTGTGCAGCAGTCGAACCCGCTTCACGGATGTGGTAGCCTGAGATTGAGATCGTATTCCAGCGTGGAACGCTCTTCGTGCAATACTCAAAAATATTCGAGATCAATCGCAGTGATGGCTTCGGTGGGAACCGGTACGTGCCACGTGCGATGTATTCTTTCAAAATGTCGTTCTGAATCGTACCCGTCAGCTTGTCTGCTGGAACGCCCTGCTTCTCACCAACAGCGATGTACATCGCCAGGAGAATTGCAGCACTCGAGTTGATCGTCATCGAAGTCGAAACCTTGTCCAGCGGGATGCCGTCAAACAAAACTTCCATGTCTGCCAGTGAGTCGATCGCAACGCCGACCTTACCCACTTCGCCAACTGACATCGAGTCATCAGAGTCGTAACCGATCTGTGTTGGCAAGTCGAACGCAACCGACAACCCAGTCGAACCCTGTTCGAGCAGGTAACGGTAACGCTTGTTCGATTCCTCAGCAGTCGAGAAACCAGCATACATACGCATCGTCCACAAACGACCGCGGTACATCGTTGGCTGCACACCACGTGTAAACGGATACTGTCCCGGGAAGCCGAGCTTCTCGTTGTATTCCTTCATCACACTAGGTTCTGGTGTGTAAAGACGTTCCACCGGCTCATCCGAAACCGTTACAAACTCTTCTTTACGCTCAGGAAAACGACCACATGTCTTCGCGACCGGACCCTCGTCCCATTTCTTCTTTGCTTCTGCAATTTTTTCCAGATTCGAGCACTTATCGTCAGCCATCTTTTTTCATCTCCCGTTAGGGTCTTTAGCCTTCCCTCACTATTGGGTCAGCTTCCGATGATTATGTCATTGTTAATGGGCGATCGCTCGCCCCTTTTCCCTATCCAGCGATTAGCACATCTAATCACCAGTTAGCTCCCATCCCTTATAAAAACCAAGCCCGCTTCCGACTCCAATCACTCATTTCTTCAATGAGCAATCTTCCGAGGGCGAGCAGGCTTCTTTCAAAAGCACATGGGCCACATCCTTGACCGTCACCGTGCCATCAATAATCTTTGCCGTCATCTCAGGTTTCGATCTCAGCACTCCCGCCAAACGCATCCGCGCCTGATCCAGCACCGACTCACTCACATCCGCATGCATCCGCTTCTCGCGAAGCTCCGGCCAAGCCTCACACTGCTCGCTCGTACGCTTATCCAAAAGCTCCACCAGCACATCAATGTTCACCTTGTCCGTCGCACTCACCAGCTGCACATCCGTCACCGCCTTCTTATCGAAGCTCAGATTCAGACTGCTCAATAACTGCGTATGTAACTGCGCCGATCCTTCGCGGTCCATCTTGTTGATCACGAACAAGTCCGCAATCTCCATCAAGCCCGCCTTCAGCATCTGGATCGAATCGCCCTGCCCCGGTGCCAGCACAACCGCCACCAGGTCTGCTACCTGCGTCACTTCCACCTCGCTCTGCCCAACGCCCACAGTCTCAATGATCACGACATCGCAACCAATCAAGCCCATGATCCGAGCAACGCCCTTAACACCAAGTGTCAGGCCGCCAAGATGCCCACGTGCAGACAACGAACGAATAAAAACCTTTGAATCTGTCGCGTGACGCATCATCCGAACACGGTCACCCAATACCGACCCGCCTGTAAACGGGCTACTCGGGTCAACCGCAATCACACCCACCTTCTTGTCCGGATACTTCTCGCGATATTCACCAACCAAAGCGTCCGTCATCGTCGACTTACCGCTACCCGGCGCACCTGTTATACCCAGGAACAACCGTGGCATCGGGATCTGCTCACTCAACTCATCTTCACGACCCTGACGGATCGCCGCCCACGCATGAAACAGCTCTGGCAACCGCCAAGGCTGATCCTCCATGAGGCTCATCAATCGACCCGCAGCACGAATCCCGACAGGACCGTCCTCCAAAGCCTTCTCTACAAGTTGATTCAGATCATTTGTCATATCAGACAACCGAACTCTCTGCCTGTAAATCTCTTACTTAGCCAAACATGCGTTCAGCGTATCCACAATCTCTTTCGCAGGTGTACCCGGGCCGAACACAGCCTTGATACCCATCGCTTCCAGACCCGGAACATCGTCCGGCGGAATCGTCCCGCCACCGAACACAATAATGTCCGCAGCGTCCTTCTCCTTCAGAAGATCCAACACACGCTTAAATAACGTGTTATGCGCTCCTGAAAGCAAACTCAGGCCAATCATCTTCACGTCTTCCTGAATCGCTGCATCAACGATCTGCTCAGGCGTACGACGAATACCCGTATAAATCACTTCGAATCCAGCATCACGAAGAATGTGCGCAACATACTTGGCGCCACGGTCATGACCATCAAGACCTGGCTTACCAATCAGCACACGTACCTTCGCACCTGTCGCGGTACTATCGCTCATAGCAAACATTCCCTTTTCAAATTTTCAGCTTTACCATGCTCACCGGGTGGGTCCGGGTACCGTCAAATCAACCCAGGACCTCCGGGTTCATCTCACAGTCTGGCAAAAGGCGGGCACAGGCGTCCCACAAGTCCTCAAGAATAGAATCTTTCCTACCCTTTATCAAGTTAACCAGTACCTTTTATCTTTTTATGAACCCGTTCCCAGCTAAGGATATGTCCTATCGACGTAAACCTCCACTCAACTGAGACTTAAAGCAAATTTTCCCCTCACGACCCCTTTACGCCCCCCTTTATCGGCCCACCTATTTACACCAGTGAAATAACACTCGAAATCGCGTTCCAAATAGCAGAATACACGATTCCACAGTCTTATTTACACTTAAGAATATCAATTTTTCGCCCCTACTCAACAGCAGACACTAACCAAAAACTTTTACAATTTTCAATTTTCTCCACCAACCATCCACCGATCCCCTAATTCCTATAACCTATTTCATCATTTCATGACACGACCCTCAGCCCATCATCTTCCCATGTAATTCTGTCGCAAATTATTACAAACCTACAAAAGACATTTGCTCCTTTAAATGATAGCAATATACTCCCATTTAACGCTGTCGCAATTCGAGGGGATATAGGGATTTCGAGGCGGAGAGAGCCGACTTGCACCAATCATCTCGATCATGCGATTTAATCCAACCCAAGCCTCCTACCAACGCTTGGGCTTATTTTGCTTATATCTATTAGATTGAAAGACAACTACATGAATCGCCTGTGCCTATCTGTCATCCGACCGATGACCCTATCCATCCTTCTTTTGCTCACCCTCCTCACCACCACAACCCACGCCAACCCCATCCTCGTCCAAGGCATCGCCACCAACGAACAATTCTCCCAAAGCCTCTTCGGCGTCACCGCTCAAGTCCAAGGCAACTACATGCACACGCCACTCACCACAGACTTCTCATCCATTAATTCCGACACCGATCTCCAATTCACCATATCAGCACCCACGGGCAAGCAATTCGTCGTCGATTTCACCGCGGCAGGCGATCTTGATTTCAACATCGATCACAACGCACACTTCCCCCACGACTTTGTCGCTGTCGATGAAAAATACTCCGTCACAAGTTTCACACTGAACAATCTCCAAGGCAACGCTCACCCCATCTTCAGGACAGGCGTCGTCCTAAATCCTAAAAACAATCAATCTGATTCTGTCTTCACCATCCCCGGCGGACAAAATATCAATCTCAGTGCAAAAACCACACTCGCCGCCAACACATCCTTCACCTTCACATCCTTCACCTTCAACCTCAACATCCCCGCAAGTTCTCAAGCAATATTCCAAAACCCATACTTCCACAGCAGCGACTTCTCCGTTCGCGGCTTCATGAACTTCGTCAACGTACCACAACACTTCGGCCCCTTCGTTCGTCTCGGCGACATCATCCACACGCCCGAACCAGCATCTATCTCCTTCTTAGCCCTCGGCGCATTCGCCCTCATTCGCCGTAAACGATAAACACACGCATCATCTAATCGCTTAACAAACTTCCTCATAATGCCCAACCATTAGAAAGACTTCACCATGCTCAAGCCATTCAAAACAATCGCCTTCCTTCTGCTTACTACCGCCATCACCGCCACCACACACGCATCCATCACTAACCTCAACTACGAAGTCACTTTTGATAGTGAGTCCTTCTTCTTTGACACCCACGTATACCAAGGCACCAACGCCAACCTCCACACATCTGCACCCGTCCCCATCAACCCCGACTTCAGCACACTTGGAGATACGACCCTCTCACTCAACCTCAAATCATCCACCGGCCGGTTCTACGCCAACTTCCCCAAAGCCGGAAAATTAGTCCTTAGCTTCTGGACCGGCAACGACATCAGCCATCTAGACGGCGCATTCACCGACAACAACCCCCTTATCACTTTCAACGATCTCCAAGCCGCCTTCACACCCACCATTAAGGACCCCACCACCAACGTTGTCTTCACAGGCAACAGCGGTGACGGCAACCGCTTCGGATTCGAAATTGAAATACCCGAAAACCAACCCTTCTCGTTCGAATCCATCACCTTCACAACAACCGTCCCCGCTGCCTACAACAAAAACTTCTCCAGCATCATCACTGGCAGCGACCCGTTATTCCACGGCTACATTAACGACACCACAACAGAACACGGCCAGTTCCTCTCTCTCACACCAATCCCCGAACCCGCATCTATCTCACTATTAGCCATCGCTTCACTCGCCCTCACCACCCGCCGCAGCAAATAAGGCCAATCTTTATTAAGCAATCAGCAACACACCAAGTAAGCCCGTTTTATTTCGGTTTTTTACTCGATCAACGACGATCAATATTTGACTCTAAACAAATTCAACTACACGTCAAACTACCAAATTTAGCATAAACCCTAGCACAGCTCTAACTCCAGAGCTGTGCTTTTTTTATACCATTCGCAACGCCCCCCATCATCTCTCTTTAGCCAAGCCCTTCAAGAATCTATTGCCCTCGTAATATATTGAGCTATATTCGCTCGTACTGTCTGTATCATTTTCTGAATCTTTTCATACCTCTACAAAACACGATTCATTCCAACATATTTAAAACCAAAAAAGCGTTTCGCTTTGCACATCTATTCTAAATAGGAGGATAAAGATGGCTAGCAGATATCTTCGCACATTTTTACATGCATCAATACTCGCTTCATGCGCTCTCATTTCATTACCCCTCACCGCCAACATCGATCTGGACACCACACTCGACCAGGAATCGCACATCTTCACCCCAGCCATACCCGAGTTCGGCATCCCCTCAGCTTCCAGAACAACCATCACCA contains these protein-coding regions:
- a CDS encoding PEP-CTERM sorting domain-containing protein (PEP-CTERM proteins occur, often in large numbers, in the proteomes of bacteria that also encode an exosortase, a predicted intramembrane cysteine proteinase. The presence of a PEP-CTERM domain at a protein's C-terminus predicts cleavage within the sorting domain, followed by covalent anchoring to some some component of the (usually Gram-negative) cell surface. Many PEP-CTERM proteins exhibit an unusual sequence composition that includes large numbers of potential glycosylation sites. Expression of one such protein has been shown restore the ability of a bacterium to form floc, a type of biofilm.), whose product is MLKPFKTIAFLLLTTAITATTHASITNLNYEVTFDSESFFFDTHVYQGTNANLHTSAPVPINPDFSTLGDTTLSLNLKSSTGRFYANFPKAGKLVLSFWTGNDISHLDGAFTDNNPLITFNDLQAAFTPTIKDPTTNVVFTGNSGDGNRFGFEIEIPENQPFSFESITFTTTVPAAYNKNFSSIITGSDPLFHGYINDTTTEHGQFLSLTPIPEPASISLLAIASLALTTRRSK